One part of the Streptomyces lydicus genome encodes these proteins:
- a CDS encoding M23 family metallopeptidase, producing MSKFTAIRNSKKTAVRNRVAVVAAGIGVTAALGAGVASAADGGLLHLTSGVGSAVTAQADAQAKAAADAKAAAVKAKKDAVKKADAWVKPVDKYTLGEPFGIPGSHWAHKHSGQDFVVPTGTTVKAVHKGTVVKAGPWGGGDGPAYGNAIVIKHDNGVYTQYAHLSQIQVHVGQQVGAGQQIALSGSTGNSTGPHLHFEVRTGPNYGSGIEPTGFLRAHGDAV from the coding sequence ATGTCGAAGTTCACCGCCATTCGCAATTCCAAGAAGACCGCTGTGCGCAACCGCGTCGCCGTTGTGGCCGCCGGTATAGGCGTAACCGCCGCGCTCGGCGCCGGTGTCGCCTCCGCCGCCGACGGCGGTCTGCTGCACCTCACCTCGGGTGTCGGCTCGGCCGTCACCGCGCAGGCCGACGCCCAGGCCAAGGCCGCCGCCGACGCGAAGGCCGCCGCGGTCAAGGCCAAGAAGGACGCGGTCAAGAAGGCCGACGCCTGGGTCAAGCCGGTCGACAAGTACACGCTGGGCGAGCCCTTCGGCATCCCCGGCAGCCACTGGGCGCACAAGCACAGCGGTCAGGACTTCGTCGTCCCGACCGGCACCACGGTCAAGGCGGTCCACAAGGGCACCGTCGTCAAGGCCGGCCCCTGGGGCGGCGGTGACGGCCCGGCGTACGGCAACGCCATCGTGATCAAGCACGACAACGGCGTGTACACCCAGTACGCGCACCTGTCACAGATCCAGGTCCACGTCGGCCAGCAGGTCGGCGCAGGCCAGCAGATCGCGCTGTCCGGCAGCACCGGCAACTCCACCGGCCCCCACCTGCACTTCGAGGTCCGCACCGGCCCCAACTACGGGTCGGGCATCGAGCCGACCGGATTCCTGCGGGCTCACGGCGACGCCGTCTGA
- a CDS encoding SCO3374 family protein, whose product MARVLPRPRSPLAGAPAVLAASAVHRWYEDKLGWPTAGSEPVELLTGLCFDVLEMPADAGSAVLRRWPRTGPVACVRTGRDGKPLSDRPKLLMLIAAGGAEELPEILEWLEWGALTPDLTARGAGDRMPAPAIPADAATASLPCAFGSREAAVWLRPPRPGYEAENSLPTTGLGTGNRDGGGAPDLVRLVSSAATECHRARLLRARNAQSDRACGDQPLAFSNASRMSAGTRPRSLTL is encoded by the coding sequence ATGGCCCGCGTGCTTCCGCGCCCCCGCAGCCCTCTCGCCGGGGCCCCCGCCGTCCTCGCAGCGTCCGCCGTCCACCGGTGGTACGAGGACAAGCTGGGCTGGCCGACCGCCGGTTCGGAGCCGGTGGAACTGCTGACGGGGCTGTGCTTCGACGTCCTGGAGATGCCCGCGGACGCGGGGAGCGCCGTGCTGCGGCGGTGGCCGCGGACCGGCCCGGTGGCGTGCGTGCGGACGGGACGGGACGGAAAACCCCTGAGCGATCGGCCGAAATTGCTCATGCTCATCGCGGCCGGCGGCGCCGAGGAACTCCCGGAAATCCTGGAATGGCTGGAGTGGGGCGCGCTCACCCCTGATCTCACGGCACGTGGGGCCGGGGACCGGATGCCCGCGCCGGCGATCCCCGCCGACGCCGCCACGGCGTCACTGCCCTGCGCATTCGGCTCCCGGGAGGCCGCGGTGTGGCTGCGGCCTCCCCGGCCGGGGTACGAGGCGGAGAATTCCCTGCCCACCACGGGGCTCGGGACAGGAAACAGGGACGGTGGGGGCGCCCCCGACCTCGTACGGCTCGTGAGCTCGGCGGCGACGGAGTGCCACCGTGCCCGGTTGTTGCGTGCTCGTAATGCCCAATCGGACCGCGCCTGCGGCGATCAGCCGTTGGCCTTCTCGAATGCCTCACGAATGTCGGCGGGGACGCGGCCGCGGTCATTGACGTTGTAG
- a CDS encoding BlaI/MecI/CopY family transcriptional regulator yields MTRVWEWNRPVTVREVLEDLQKERSIAYTTVMTVLDNLHQKGWVRREAEGRAYRYEAVSTRAAYAAALMNEAWSASDNPAAALVAFFGMMSPEQRHALRDAVRMVQADEPVEDPEGAQRAEGAQQEAEEAQQPAPAEEDEARAAQAPEARSTEADEPGAGANGKER; encoded by the coding sequence ATGACGCGGGTCTGGGAGTGGAACCGCCCGGTCACCGTTCGAGAAGTCCTGGAAGATCTGCAGAAGGAACGGTCGATCGCCTACACCACGGTCATGACCGTATTGGACAACCTCCATCAGAAGGGCTGGGTGCGCCGCGAAGCAGAAGGCCGCGCCTATCGATATGAGGCGGTCTCCACTCGCGCCGCCTACGCGGCCGCACTGATGAACGAGGCATGGTCCGCCAGTGACAACCCCGCGGCCGCACTTGTCGCCTTCTTCGGCATGATGTCGCCGGAACAACGCCATGCCCTGCGCGATGCCGTACGGATGGTGCAAGCCGACGAACCGGTGGAAGACCCGGAAGGCGCACAGCGCGCGGAAGGCGCACAACAAGAGGCGGAAGAGGCGCAACAGCCGGCACCGGCGGAAGAAGACGAAGCGCGCGCCGCACAAGCCCCCGAAGCTCGATCCACGGAAGCCGATGAACCCGGAGCCGGCGCCAACGGCAAGGAGCGATAG
- a CDS encoding NACHT domain-containing protein: protein MDPTAAGVRLASSVIAPLVRKLFVQEGPGAALVPGPVRISGLVSFKGERRTLGDKELRKLAAELVERSLRARGPGERPVPVTEEDALAGALATTLRGLGDLQMDDVQAVHLGPAALAARLRAASPQAARDLSRDAELLHDALVDTACLHIVHFFTQRSTFVARTLVQQSRNLDGLITAMDAFLARCPSPRAADTAFERTYLGYIARKHGRLTLYGIDLAHSPDRWPLDAAYMSLEATAQAAPDVGPLGPWGGEPSPAAPAPAPADQALSGRDRVLLRGVAGSGKTTLVQWLAVSCTKPPAETPLPHLYGRVPFVLPLRTLTRDGAPLPTPERFLAAVGCPVAGSQPDGWTDRVLSSGRALLLVDGLDEIPDREREQARRWLRDLLDAFPDSLWLLTTRPSAVRDDWLAADGFDELTLAPMRRAEVTAFIGRWHDAARRDGTDTAALDGYQQSLLTAVHTKQDLARLATNPLMCALICALHRDRRGYLPTGRKELYDAALAMLLSRRDRERDMAAPTGIDLGDAPQIQLLQRLAYWLIRNGRTELDRARAERTVAEALPAVPSAAAQGSAEAVFRHLLLRSGLLREPTPGSIQFVHRTFQDYLGAKAAVEEGDFGLLVAHAADSQWEDVIRMAVAHARPRERADLLRELLAYGDGLTGDRGRLRVHLLALACLEHATELDPRVHQEVHERARAILPPRSREESRLLAEVGPFVLELLPGPDGLADDEAQEVVATAGLLASDAAFEVVKRFVGHSALGTQVQLASAWWAFETERYAQDVLRHLDPRAMVTAETTAELRALKALGGRTRVAVSGSFTARELLDELVHEPLESLTITENPVISDLAFLRAFPALEWLSLWGCPAVESLAPLAGLGLRTLNLSGPPETDLPTPRGLAALTGLTSLSLYTCLPGGTAELPEGAPLTDLTLGRPVGSDFAGLAAWPRLRSLQLPRLTDGFGEDQWGELASLPELDWLALGVASDEVSLHVPSGFRLPQVRTLVLLNMGRVSVPCLSAMLRAVLPALPNLRSLELYNGHMTNDAPIALPSLAGLRELRTVRLGGLRPEPAAALPPHVEVTLHPRPRS, encoded by the coding sequence ATGGACCCGACAGCAGCGGGCGTCCGGCTCGCGTCGAGCGTGATCGCGCCGCTCGTCAGGAAACTGTTCGTCCAGGAGGGCCCGGGAGCCGCCCTGGTCCCGGGCCCCGTACGGATATCCGGGCTGGTCTCCTTCAAGGGCGAGCGGCGCACGCTCGGCGACAAGGAGCTGCGCAAGCTCGCCGCCGAGCTGGTCGAGCGCTCGTTACGCGCCCGCGGCCCCGGCGAGCGCCCGGTGCCCGTCACGGAGGAGGACGCCCTCGCCGGCGCCCTGGCCACCACGCTGCGCGGCCTCGGCGACCTGCAGATGGACGACGTCCAGGCCGTACACCTGGGCCCCGCCGCCCTCGCCGCGCGGCTGCGGGCCGCGAGCCCGCAGGCCGCCCGCGACCTCTCCCGGGACGCGGAACTGCTGCACGACGCCCTGGTCGACACCGCCTGCCTGCACATCGTGCACTTCTTCACCCAGCGCTCGACCTTCGTGGCCCGCACCCTCGTCCAGCAGAGCCGGAACCTCGACGGCCTGATCACCGCCATGGACGCGTTCCTCGCCCGCTGTCCCTCCCCCCGCGCCGCCGACACCGCCTTCGAGCGCACCTACCTCGGGTACATCGCCCGTAAGCACGGCCGGCTCACCCTCTACGGCATCGACCTCGCCCACTCCCCCGACCGGTGGCCGCTCGACGCCGCGTACATGAGCCTGGAGGCGACCGCGCAGGCCGCCCCCGACGTCGGCCCCCTCGGCCCGTGGGGCGGCGAACCCAGTCCGGCCGCCCCCGCGCCCGCCCCCGCCGACCAGGCCCTTTCCGGCCGGGACCGGGTGCTGCTGCGCGGCGTCGCCGGCTCCGGCAAGACGACCCTGGTCCAGTGGCTGGCCGTCTCGTGCACCAAACCGCCCGCCGAGACGCCCCTCCCCCACCTCTACGGCCGTGTCCCCTTCGTCCTGCCGCTGCGCACCCTCACCCGCGACGGGGCCCCGCTGCCCACCCCCGAACGGTTCCTGGCCGCCGTCGGCTGCCCCGTCGCCGGCTCGCAGCCCGACGGCTGGACCGACCGGGTGCTGTCCTCCGGGCGGGCCCTCCTCCTCGTCGACGGGCTCGACGAGATCCCCGACCGGGAACGCGAGCAGGCCCGCCGCTGGCTGCGCGACCTGCTCGACGCCTTCCCGGACAGCCTGTGGCTGCTCACCACCCGCCCCTCCGCCGTCCGCGACGACTGGCTCGCCGCCGACGGCTTCGACGAGCTGACGCTGGCCCCCATGCGCCGCGCCGAGGTCACCGCGTTCATCGGCCGCTGGCACGACGCGGCCCGCCGCGACGGGACGGACACCGCCGCGCTCGACGGCTACCAGCAGTCGCTGCTGACCGCCGTCCACACCAAACAGGACCTGGCCCGGCTCGCCACCAACCCGCTGATGTGCGCGCTGATCTGCGCCCTCCACCGCGACCGCCGCGGCTACCTGCCCACCGGCCGCAAGGAGCTGTACGACGCCGCGCTGGCGATGCTGCTCTCCCGCCGCGACCGCGAACGCGACATGGCCGCCCCCACCGGCATCGACCTCGGCGACGCCCCGCAGATCCAGCTGCTGCAGCGGCTCGCGTACTGGCTCATCCGCAACGGCCGGACGGAACTGGACCGGGCGCGGGCGGAGCGCACCGTGGCGGAGGCGCTGCCGGCCGTCCCGTCCGCGGCGGCGCAGGGCAGCGCGGAGGCCGTCTTCCGCCACCTGCTGCTGCGCAGCGGTCTGCTGCGCGAACCGACCCCCGGATCGATCCAGTTCGTCCACCGCACCTTCCAGGACTACCTGGGCGCGAAGGCGGCGGTCGAGGAAGGCGACTTCGGGCTGCTGGTGGCGCACGCGGCGGACTCCCAGTGGGAGGACGTGATCCGGATGGCGGTGGCGCACGCCCGGCCCCGCGAACGGGCCGATCTGCTGCGGGAGTTGCTCGCGTACGGCGACGGGCTCACGGGCGACCGCGGCCGGCTGCGCGTCCACCTCCTCGCCCTGGCCTGCCTGGAGCACGCGACGGAGCTCGACCCGCGGGTGCACCAGGAGGTGCACGAGCGGGCGCGGGCGATCCTGCCGCCCCGCAGCCGCGAGGAGTCCCGGCTGCTGGCAGAGGTGGGGCCTTTCGTCCTGGAGTTGCTGCCCGGGCCGGACGGGCTGGCGGACGACGAGGCGCAGGAGGTGGTGGCCACCGCGGGGCTCCTCGCCTCGGACGCCGCCTTCGAGGTCGTCAAGCGGTTCGTCGGCCACTCCGCGCTCGGCACGCAGGTGCAACTCGCCTCGGCGTGGTGGGCGTTCGAGACCGAACGGTATGCCCAGGACGTCCTGCGGCACCTGGACCCGCGCGCGATGGTCACCGCGGAGACCACCGCGGAGCTGCGCGCGCTCAAGGCGCTCGGCGGCCGTACGCGCGTGGCGGTGAGCGGCTCCTTCACCGCCCGTGAACTCCTCGACGAGCTGGTGCACGAGCCCCTGGAGAGCCTGACGATCACGGAGAACCCCGTGATCAGTGATCTCGCGTTCCTCCGGGCCTTCCCGGCACTGGAGTGGCTGTCGCTGTGGGGCTGCCCCGCGGTCGAGAGTCTCGCCCCGCTCGCGGGACTCGGCCTTCGCACGCTGAACCTCTCCGGGCCACCGGAAACAGATCTGCCGACCCCGCGCGGGCTCGCCGCGCTGACCGGGCTCACCAGCCTGTCCCTGTACACCTGCCTGCCGGGAGGCACCGCGGAGCTGCCCGAGGGCGCGCCGCTGACCGATCTGACGCTCGGCCGGCCGGTCGGGTCCGATTTCGCCGGGCTGGCGGCCTGGCCCCGGCTGCGCAGCCTGCAGCTGCCCCGGCTCACCGACGGTTTCGGCGAGGACCAGTGGGGCGAGCTGGCGTCGCTGCCCGAGCTGGACTGGCTGGCGCTGGGTGTCGCGTCGGACGAGGTCTCACTGCACGTCCCGTCCGGCTTCCGGCTCCCTCAGGTCAGGACGCTGGTCCTCCTCAACATGGGGCGGGTGTCCGTGCCCTGTCTGAGCGCGATGCTGCGGGCGGTCCTCCCCGCGCTCCCGAACCTGCGTTCCCTTGAGCTCTACAACGGGCACATGACCAACGACGCGCCGATCGCCCTTCCCTCGCTGGCCGGTCTACGTGAGCTGCGGACGGTCCGTCTCGGCGGCCTCCGCCCGGAGCCCGCCGCCGCTCTGCCTCCGCACGTCGAAGTGACCCTGCACCCCCGCCCTCGCTCCTAG
- a CDS encoding TetR/AcrR family transcriptional regulator encodes MSTQARRGNTRQRIQDVALELFSEQGYEKTSLREIAEKLEVTKAALYYHFKTKEDIVISLFQDLTGPIDELITWAEGQPRTLETKTELIRRYSESLRTAEPLFRFMQENQAAVRDLSIGETFKERMLTLFGLLKEPESELADQVRCLTALFSMHAGMFAMQNVEGDPEEKRKAILEVATELVTAANPPSRRPARPDSAQTASP; translated from the coding sequence ATGAGCACACAGGCGCGCAGGGGAAACACCCGCCAGCGCATCCAGGACGTCGCTCTGGAGCTGTTCTCCGAGCAGGGCTACGAGAAGACCTCGCTGCGCGAGATCGCCGAGAAGCTGGAAGTCACCAAGGCGGCGCTGTACTACCACTTCAAGACCAAGGAAGACATCGTCATCAGCCTCTTCCAGGACCTGACCGGGCCCATCGACGAGCTGATCACCTGGGCCGAAGGGCAGCCGCGCACGCTGGAGACGAAAACGGAGCTGATCCGGCGCTACAGCGAGTCGCTGCGCACGGCCGAACCGCTCTTCCGTTTCATGCAGGAGAACCAGGCCGCGGTGCGCGACCTGAGCATCGGGGAGACCTTCAAGGAGCGCATGCTGACGCTCTTCGGGCTCCTCAAGGAGCCCGAATCCGAGCTGGCGGATCAGGTGCGCTGCCTCACCGCGCTGTTCTCCATGCACGCGGGCATGTTCGCGATGCAGAACGTGGAGGGCGACCCCGAGGAGAAGCGCAAGGCCATCCTCGAGGTCGCCACAGAACTGGTCACGGCGGCCAACCCGCCGAGCCGCCGGCCAGCCCGGCCGGATTCAGCTCAGACGGCGTCGCCGTGA
- a CDS encoding ATP-dependent Clp protease ATP-binding subunit, with protein MFERFTDRARRVVVLAQEEARMLNHNYIGTEHILLGLIHEGEGVAAKALESLGISLEAVRQQVEEIIGQGQQAPSGHIPFTPRAKKVLELSLREALQLGHNYIGTEHILLGLIREGEGVAAQVLVKLGADLNRVRQQVIQLLSGYQGKEAATAGGPAEGTPSTSLVLDQFGRNLTQAARETKLDPVIGREKEIERVMQVLSRRTKNNPVLIGEPGVGKTAVVEGLAQAIVKGEVPETLKDKHLYTLDLGALVAGSRYRGDFEERLKKVLKEIRTRGDIILFIDELHTLVGAGAAEGAIDAASILKPMLARGELQTIGATTLDEYRKHLEKDAALERRFQPIQVAEPSLPHTIEILKGLRDRYEAHHRVSITDSALVAAATLADRYISDRFLPDKAIDLIDEAGSRMRIRRMTAPPDLREFDEKIADVRREKESAIDSQDFEMAAGLRDKEKQLLAAKTKREKEWKAGDMDVVAEVDEELIAEVLATATGIPVFKLTEEESSRLLRMEDELHKRVIGQKDAIKALSQAIRRTRAGLKDPKRPGGSFIFAGPSGVGKTELSKTLAEFLFGDEDALISLDMSEFSEKHTVSRLFGSPPGYVGYEEGGQLTEKVRRKPFSVVLFDEVEKAHPDIFNSLLQILEDGRLTDSQGRVVDFKNTVIIMTTNLGTRDISKGFNLGFAAQGDTKSSYERMKNKVNEELKQHFRPEFLNRVDDTVVFHQLTEEDIIQIVDLMIAKVDERLKDRDMGIELSGTAKSLLAKRGYDPVLGARPLRRTIQREIEDALSEKILFSELRPGHIVVVDTEGEGDTAKFTFRGEEKSALPDAPPIESATGGSGPNLSKDA; from the coding sequence ATGTTCGAGAGGTTCACCGACCGCGCGCGGCGGGTTGTCGTCCTGGCTCAGGAAGAAGCCCGGATGCTCAACCACAACTACATCGGCACCGAGCACATCCTCCTGGGCCTGATCCACGAGGGTGAGGGTGTCGCCGCTAAGGCCCTGGAGAGCCTCGGGATTTCGCTCGAGGCGGTCCGCCAGCAGGTGGAGGAGATCATCGGACAGGGCCAGCAGGCGCCGTCCGGGCACATCCCCTTCACCCCCCGTGCCAAGAAGGTCCTGGAGCTGTCGCTCCGCGAGGCCCTCCAGCTCGGCCACAACTACATCGGCACCGAGCACATCCTGCTCGGCCTGATCCGCGAGGGCGAGGGCGTCGCCGCCCAGGTCCTCGTGAAGCTCGGCGCCGATCTCAACCGGGTGCGGCAGCAGGTCATCCAGCTGCTCTCCGGCTACCAGGGCAAGGAAGCCGCCACCGCCGGCGGCCCCGCCGAGGGCACGCCCTCGACCTCCCTCGTCCTGGACCAGTTCGGCCGCAACCTCACGCAGGCCGCTCGCGAGACCAAGCTCGACCCGGTCATCGGGCGCGAGAAGGAAATCGAGCGCGTCATGCAGGTCCTGTCGCGCCGTACGAAGAACAACCCGGTCCTCATCGGCGAGCCCGGCGTCGGCAAGACGGCGGTCGTCGAGGGCCTGGCCCAGGCCATCGTCAAGGGCGAGGTGCCCGAGACCCTCAAGGACAAGCACCTCTACACCCTCGACCTCGGTGCCCTGGTCGCCGGCTCCCGCTACCGCGGTGACTTCGAGGAGCGCCTGAAGAAGGTCCTCAAGGAGATCCGCACCCGCGGCGACATCATCCTGTTCATCGACGAGCTCCACACCCTCGTGGGTGCGGGCGCCGCCGAGGGCGCGATCGACGCCGCCAGCATCCTCAAGCCCATGCTGGCGCGGGGTGAGCTGCAGACCATCGGTGCCACCACGCTCGACGAGTACCGCAAGCACCTGGAGAAGGACGCCGCGCTGGAGCGCCGCTTCCAGCCCATCCAGGTCGCGGAGCCGTCGCTGCCGCACACCATCGAGATCCTCAAGGGCCTGCGGGACCGCTACGAGGCGCACCACCGCGTGTCCATCACGGACTCCGCGCTGGTCGCGGCGGCCACCCTCGCCGACCGCTACATCTCCGACCGCTTCCTGCCGGACAAGGCGATCGACCTGATCGACGAGGCCGGCTCCCGGATGCGGATCCGCCGCATGACCGCACCGCCGGACCTGCGCGAATTCGACGAGAAGATCGCCGATGTGCGCCGGGAGAAGGAGTCCGCGATCGACTCGCAGGACTTCGAGATGGCCGCGGGCCTGCGCGACAAGGAGAAGCAGCTCCTGGCCGCGAAGACGAAGCGGGAGAAGGAGTGGAAGGCCGGCGACATGGACGTCGTCGCCGAGGTGGACGAGGAACTGATCGCCGAGGTCCTGGCCACGGCGACGGGCATCCCGGTCTTCAAGCTGACCGAGGAGGAGTCCAGCCGCCTGCTCCGCATGGAGGACGAGCTCCACAAGCGCGTCATCGGCCAGAAGGACGCCATCAAGGCGCTCTCCCAGGCCATCCGCCGTACCCGTGCCGGCCTGAAGGACCCCAAGCGTCCCGGTGGCTCGTTCATCTTCGCCGGCCCGTCCGGTGTCGGTAAGACCGAGCTGTCCAAGACGCTGGCGGAGTTCCTCTTCGGCGACGAGGACGCGCTGATCTCCCTCGACATGTCGGAGTTCAGCGAGAAGCACACGGTCTCCCGGCTGTTCGGTTCGCCTCCCGGCTACGTCGGCTACGAAGAGGGCGGTCAGCTCACCGAGAAGGTGCGCCGCAAGCCGTTCTCCGTGGTGCTCTTCGACGAGGTCGAGAAGGCCCACCCGGACATCTTCAACTCGCTGCTGCAGATCCTGGAGGACGGTCGCCTGACCGACTCCCAGGGCCGGGTCGTGGACTTCAAGAACACGGTCATCATCATGACGACCAACCTCGGCACGCGGGACATCTCCAAGGGCTTCAACCTCGGCTTCGCGGCCCAGGGCGACACCAAGTCCAGCTACGAGCGGATGAAGAACAAGGTCAACGAAGAGCTCAAGCAGCACTTCCGCCCCGAGTTCCTCAACCGTGTGGACGACACCGTCGTCTTCCACCAGCTGACCGAGGAAGACATCATCCAGATCGTCGACCTCATGATCGCCAAGGTGGACGAGCGGCTCAAGGACCGCGACATGGGCATCGAGCTCAGCGGCACCGCCAAGTCGCTGCTGGCCAAGCGCGGGTACGACCCGGTGCTCGGCGCCCGTCCGCTGCGCCGCACGATCCAGCGCGAGATCGAGGACGCCCTCTCGGAGAAGATCCTCTTCAGCGAGCTGCGTCCGGGCCACATCGTGGTCGTCGACACCGAGGGCGAGGGTGACACCGCCAAGTTCACCTTCCGCGGCGAGGAGAAGTCCGCACTGCCGGACGCCCCGCCGATCGAGTCCGCCACCGGCGGCTCGGGCCCGAACCTGAGCAAGGACGCCTGA
- a CDS encoding amino-acid N-acetyltransferase: MLPHSKGLTVRRARTADVPAVRRLIDAYSRDGILLDKATVTLYEDIQEFWVAERDEDAEVVGCGALHVMWEDLAEVRTLAVDPRLKGSGVGHHVLQKLLATARWLGVRRIFCLTFEVDFFVKHGFVEIGEAPVDGDVYSELLRSYDEGVAEFLGLERVKPNTLGNSRMLLHL; the protein is encoded by the coding sequence ATGCTCCCGCATTCAAAAGGGCTCACCGTCCGCCGCGCCAGGACCGCCGATGTACCCGCCGTACGCCGTCTCATCGACGCCTACTCCCGCGACGGGATCCTGCTCGACAAAGCCACCGTCACGCTTTACGAGGACATCCAGGAGTTCTGGGTGGCCGAGCGCGACGAAGACGCCGAGGTCGTCGGCTGCGGCGCGCTCCACGTCATGTGGGAAGACCTCGCGGAGGTCCGCACGCTGGCCGTGGATCCGCGCCTGAAGGGCTCCGGCGTCGGCCATCACGTCCTGCAGAAGCTCCTGGCCACCGCGCGCTGGCTCGGAGTACGGCGCATTTTCTGTCTCACCTTCGAAGTCGACTTCTTCGTCAAGCACGGCTTCGTGGAGATCGGCGAGGCTCCCGTAGACGGTGATGTCTACAGTGAGCTGCTGCGTTCCTATGACGAGGGCGTTGCGGAGTTCCTTGGCCTCGAACGAGTGAAGCCGAACACCCTGGGTAACAGCCGGATGCTTCTGCACCTGTGA
- a CDS encoding histone-like nucleoid-structuring protein Lsr2 — protein MAQKVQVLLVDDLDGGEAEETVTFALDGKSYEIDLSDTNAQKLRESLAEFVKAGRRTGGRSGGRGKARAAAASGGSQDTAKIRAWAKENGYNVNDRGRVPADIREAFEKANG, from the coding sequence GTGGCACAGAAGGTTCAGGTTCTTCTTGTCGACGACCTCGACGGCGGCGAGGCGGAGGAGACGGTGACGTTCGCTCTCGACGGCAAGTCCTACGAGATCGACCTCTCCGACACCAACGCGCAGAAGCTGCGTGAGTCGCTCGCCGAGTTCGTCAAGGCCGGTCGCCGTACCGGTGGACGTTCCGGTGGACGTGGCAAGGCGCGTGCGGCGGCGGCTTCCGGCGGCAGCCAGGACACCGCGAAGATCCGCGCCTGGGCGAAGGAGAACGGCTACAACGTCAATGACCGCGGCCGCGTCCCCGCCGACATTCGTGAGGCATTCGAGAAGGCCAACGGCTGA
- a CDS encoding MDR family MFS transporter, which produces MGKSHSATPTGDGRNTAVTDRPGSGPDTTGEKQPASVRVVLFALMITMLLAMLDNMIVGTAMPTIVGELGGMSHLSWVVTAYTLATAASTPIWGKLGDMYGRKGVFLTSIVIFLVGSALSGMAQDMGQLIGFRAVQGLGAGGLMVGVMAIIGDLIPPRERGKYQGMMAGVMAVAMIGGPLVGGTLTDHLGWRWSFYINLPLGAIALIMVTAVLHLPKKRSQTRIDYAGAALLTIGITALVLITTWGGTEYDWLSGQIIGLGVLGVVALLGFVLVERKVSEPVLPLHIFRNGNFSLVTLIGFLVGFVMFGSMTFLPLFQQTVQGASATNSGLLLLPMLLAMMVVSLFAGRVTTRTGKYKVFVVVGGGLITAGLALLSLMDTGTTRFTSGVFMAVLGAGMGFLMQTTMLIAQNSVEMKDMGVGSSSATLFRTIGGSFGVAILGAIFTNQVQSTMVQRLGKAAGEKMTGSGSTMDPKALLKLPPMIKDAYAHAVATGTHHVFLWGTLISVIGFAAAWFLKEVPLRGGPTKPVAADTERVPAAV; this is translated from the coding sequence ATGGGGAAGTCGCATTCTGCGACCCCGACGGGGGACGGAAGGAACACCGCGGTGACGGACAGACCTGGATCCGGGCCGGACACGACCGGAGAGAAGCAGCCCGCGAGCGTACGGGTGGTGCTCTTCGCGCTGATGATCACCATGCTGCTCGCCATGCTGGACAACATGATCGTCGGCACCGCGATGCCGACCATCGTCGGCGAACTCGGCGGCATGAGCCACCTGTCCTGGGTGGTCACCGCGTACACCCTGGCCACCGCGGCCTCCACGCCCATCTGGGGCAAGCTCGGCGACATGTACGGACGTAAGGGCGTCTTCCTCACGTCCATCGTCATCTTCCTGGTCGGGTCGGCGCTCTCCGGCATGGCCCAGGACATGGGGCAGCTGATCGGCTTCCGCGCCGTCCAGGGCCTCGGCGCCGGCGGCCTCATGGTCGGCGTCATGGCGATCATCGGTGACCTGATCCCGCCGCGGGAACGCGGCAAATACCAGGGCATGATGGCCGGCGTCATGGCCGTCGCCATGATCGGCGGACCGCTGGTCGGCGGCACCCTCACCGACCACCTCGGCTGGCGCTGGAGCTTCTACATCAACCTGCCGCTCGGCGCGATCGCCCTGATCATGGTCACCGCCGTGCTGCACCTGCCGAAGAAGCGGTCGCAGACCCGGATCGACTACGCGGGTGCCGCGCTGCTCACCATCGGCATCACGGCCCTGGTGCTCATCACGACCTGGGGCGGCACCGAGTACGACTGGCTCTCCGGCCAGATCATCGGCCTCGGCGTCCTCGGCGTCGTCGCACTCCTCGGCTTCGTACTGGTCGAGCGCAAGGTCAGCGAGCCGGTGCTGCCGCTGCACATCTTCCGCAACGGCAACTTCTCCCTCGTCACGCTCATCGGCTTCCTGGTCGGCTTCGTGATGTTCGGGTCGATGACCTTCCTGCCGCTGTTCCAGCAGACCGTGCAGGGCGCCTCCGCCACCAACTCCGGCCTGCTCCTGCTGCCGATGCTGCTGGCGATGATGGTGGTCTCGCTGTTCGCCGGCCGGGTCACCACCCGCACCGGCAAGTACAAGGTCTTCGTCGTGGTCGGCGGCGGACTGATCACCGCGGGCCTGGCCCTGCTGTCCCTGATGGACACCGGCACCACGCGCTTCACCTCCGGCGTCTTCATGGCGGTCCTCGGCGCCGGCATGGGCTTCCTGATGCAGACCACGATGCTGATAGCCCAGAACAGCGTCGAGATGAAGGACATGGGCGTCGGCTCCTCGTCCGCCACCCTCTTCCGCACGATCGGCGGCTCCTTCGGCGTCGCGATCCTCGGCGCGATCTTCACCAACCAGGTGCAGTCCACGATGGTCCAGCGGCTCGGCAAGGCCGCCGGCGAGAAGATGACCGGCAGCGGCTCCACCATGGACCCCAAGGCCCTCCTCAAGCTCCCGCCGATGATCAAGGACGCGTACGCCCACGCGGTCGCCACCGGCACCCACCACGTCTTCCTGTGGGGCACCCTGATCAGCGTCATCGGCTTCGCCGCGGCCTGGTTCCTCAAGGAGGTACCGCTGCGCGGCGGCCCGACCAAGCCGGTCGCCGCCGACACCGAGCGGGTGCCGGCGGCTGTCTGA